One window of the Diospyros lotus cultivar Yz01 chromosome 12, ASM1463336v1, whole genome shotgun sequence genome contains the following:
- the LOC127787146 gene encoding serine/arginine-rich splicing factor RS31-like isoform X3, producing the protein MQGSTSLCSSALHVFAGFAFIYFEDERDAEDAIRGLDNRPFGYDRRRLSVEWARGERGHPRDGSRSMANQRPTKTLFVINFDPHLTRVRDIERHFEPYGKVLHVRIRRNFAFVQFETQDDATKALECTHMSKLLDRVISVEYALRDDGEKDDRYDSPRRSYGRRESPYRRSPSPMYRRGRPSPDYGRSRSPVYDRYNGSSYDRPRSPEYGRYRSRSPVRRSRT; encoded by the exons ATGCAAGGCTCTACATCCTTATGTTCATCAGCTCTGCACGTATTTGCAG ggtttgcatttatttattttgaagatGAACGTGATGCTGAAGATGCCATCCGTGGTCTTGACAACAGACCATTTGGATATGACAGGCGCAGGCTGTCAGTAGAGTGGGCCAGG GGTGAACGTGGTCATCCTCGGGATGGCTCTAGGTCAATGGCTAACCAGAGACCTACTAAAACCTTGTTTGTTATAAACTTTGATCCGCACCTCACAAGGGTCCGTGATATAGAGAGACATTTTGAGCCTTACGGGAAGGTTTTACATGTTCGAATTCGAAGGAATTTTGCGTTTGTGCAGTTTGAAACACAGGATGATGCGACAAAAGCTCTGGAGTGCACACATATGAG CAAGCTTTTAGACAGGGTGATTTCTGTTGAGTATGCCCTAAGGGATGATGGTGAAAAAGATGACAGATATGATAGCCCCAGGAGAAGTTATGGCAGAAGGGAGAGTCCTTATAGGCGCTCTCCAAGTCCAATGTATCGCAGGGGTCGGCCTAGTCCTGACTATGGGCGCTCTCGCAGCCCAGTTTATGATAGGTATAATGGTTCATCATATGATAGACCCAGAAGCCCTGAATACGGCAGGTATAGGAG CCGCTCACCTGTGCGAAGGTCAAGAACGTGA
- the LOC127787146 gene encoding serine/arginine-rich splicing factor RS31-like isoform X1 has protein sequence MRPVFCGNFEYDTRQSELERLFSKYGRVERVDMKSGFAFIYFEDERDAEDAIRGLDNRPFGYDRRRLSVEWARGERGHPRDGSRSMANQRPTKTLFVINFDPHLTRVRDIERHFEPYGKVLHVRIRRNFAFVQFETQDDATKALECTHMSKLLDRVISVEYALRDDGEKDDRYDSPRRSYGRRESPYRRSPSPMYRRGRPSPDYGRSRSPVYDRYNGSSYDRPRSPEYGRYRSRSPVRRSRT, from the exons ATGAGGCCGGTGTTTTGTGGTAACTTCGAGTACGACACTCGCCAGTCAGAGTTGGAGCGATTGTTCTCCAAGTACGGGAGGGTGGAGCGTGTTGACATGAAATCTG ggtttgcatttatttattttgaagatGAACGTGATGCTGAAGATGCCATCCGTGGTCTTGACAACAGACCATTTGGATATGACAGGCGCAGGCTGTCAGTAGAGTGGGCCAGG GGTGAACGTGGTCATCCTCGGGATGGCTCTAGGTCAATGGCTAACCAGAGACCTACTAAAACCTTGTTTGTTATAAACTTTGATCCGCACCTCACAAGGGTCCGTGATATAGAGAGACATTTTGAGCCTTACGGGAAGGTTTTACATGTTCGAATTCGAAGGAATTTTGCGTTTGTGCAGTTTGAAACACAGGATGATGCGACAAAAGCTCTGGAGTGCACACATATGAG CAAGCTTTTAGACAGGGTGATTTCTGTTGAGTATGCCCTAAGGGATGATGGTGAAAAAGATGACAGATATGATAGCCCCAGGAGAAGTTATGGCAGAAGGGAGAGTCCTTATAGGCGCTCTCCAAGTCCAATGTATCGCAGGGGTCGGCCTAGTCCTGACTATGGGCGCTCTCGCAGCCCAGTTTATGATAGGTATAATGGTTCATCATATGATAGACCCAGAAGCCCTGAATACGGCAGGTATAGGAG CCGCTCACCTGTGCGAAGGTCAAGAACGTGA
- the LOC127787146 gene encoding serine/arginine-rich splicing factor RS31-like isoform X2: MRPVFCGNFEYDTRQSELERLFSKYGRVERVDMKSGFAFIYFEDERDAEDAIRGLDNRPFGYDRRRLSVEWARGERGHPRDGSRSMANQRPTKTLFVINFDPHLTRVRDIERHFEPYGKVLHVRIRRNFAFVQFETQDDATKALECTHMSKLLDRVISVEYALRDDGEKDDRYDSPRRSYGRRESPYRRSPSPMYRRGRPSPDYGRSRSPVYDRYNGSSYDRPRSPEYGSRSPVRRSRT, from the exons ATGAGGCCGGTGTTTTGTGGTAACTTCGAGTACGACACTCGCCAGTCAGAGTTGGAGCGATTGTTCTCCAAGTACGGGAGGGTGGAGCGTGTTGACATGAAATCTG ggtttgcatttatttattttgaagatGAACGTGATGCTGAAGATGCCATCCGTGGTCTTGACAACAGACCATTTGGATATGACAGGCGCAGGCTGTCAGTAGAGTGGGCCAGG GGTGAACGTGGTCATCCTCGGGATGGCTCTAGGTCAATGGCTAACCAGAGACCTACTAAAACCTTGTTTGTTATAAACTTTGATCCGCACCTCACAAGGGTCCGTGATATAGAGAGACATTTTGAGCCTTACGGGAAGGTTTTACATGTTCGAATTCGAAGGAATTTTGCGTTTGTGCAGTTTGAAACACAGGATGATGCGACAAAAGCTCTGGAGTGCACACATATGAG CAAGCTTTTAGACAGGGTGATTTCTGTTGAGTATGCCCTAAGGGATGATGGTGAAAAAGATGACAGATATGATAGCCCCAGGAGAAGTTATGGCAGAAGGGAGAGTCCTTATAGGCGCTCTCCAAGTCCAATGTATCGCAGGGGTCGGCCTAGTCCTGACTATGGGCGCTCTCGCAGCCCAGTTTATGATAGGTATAATGGTTCATCATATGATAGACCCAGAAGCCCTGAATACGGCAG CCGCTCACCTGTGCGAAGGTCAAGAACGTGA